TTTATGCTTCAGATACGTCCAGCTGCCTTCCTGGTAGATGAGACCTTCCTTAAGCAGCTTGCCGATCGCACGTTTAAACGCAGATTTGCTCATCTGGAAGCGCTGCTGGATCAAGTCGGCCGGCGTTTCGTCGGAATACGGCATGGCCTGATTCGGACGCTCCCGCAAAAAAGCGAGCAGCTTGTCCGCGTCTTCGCCGCGCCCGATATGCTTCGGCTGCCGCATCGACAAATTGACGCGGCCGTCCTCCCGGACATGGGTCACTCTCACCTTGACCCGCTCGCCTACACGAAGCAGATGCGTCCTTTCCGACGCGTGGATCATCCCGATCGCGCCGAAGCCGACGACGCCCCCGTCCACAAGGACGAACGTCCCCATTTGCAGCGGCTTGTACACCGTCGCTTCGAGCCACTGGTTTTTCCACGCTGCCGGAGCGTTAAAGCAAAGCGGCTGCAGCTGTTCCTCACCGGCCAGCTTGGCTACAAGCCGGCCCTGCTTGTCATGGGCGAGAACAATAAACACCTTGTCGCCGATCTGCGGCCGCAGTTCCTTCAGTTCCGGCAGCTCGCGGAAAGGCAGCAGCAGATTGCGTCCAAGGCCCATTTCGAGGAAGCAGCCCATTCGCGGGTGGATGTCGACCACTTCCAGGAGCGCCACTTCTCCCAGTCGCACAAGCGGTTTTTTCATTGTAGCCGCAAGCCGGTCTTCGGTATCGTAATAAAGAAACACCTCGACGTCGTCGCCCGGCTGAACTTGCCCTGCAACTTCGCTGTAATGCAGCAGCACGTCGCGCTCCCCGTCGGTCAAAAAGTAGCCGTAAGGCGATTTTTCACGCGCTATCGGCAATGTGACAACCGTTCCGGCCTGCAGCAGGCCGGAATAGGCTTGCTCCCGCGGCTGCGGCTCGGCACCCCGGCGATCCGGCCGCGCATCGCGCTGCACGTAGCGCTTCTCACCGCCGGCATCCGCACGGCGAGGTCCGCCTTGCGGCCTGGCGCGGTCATGACCGCCGCGCGCATTGAAGCGGCCGCCGTCGCGCCCCTGCCAGCGCCCTGAGGCGCCTTCCCGGCTTGCTTCGCGGCCGCGATCTTCGCGCCCCTGCCACCGGCCCGGGGCGCTCTCCTCGCGGCTGCGGTCCGCCCGGCCCTCCCGCCGGCCTGCGCCGGTTATGCCGGCCGGGTTGTCCGTCTGCCCGCCGCCGGACATATCAGGACCTTGTCTCATACGCGTTCAACCACTTTCGCATCGGACCAAAGACGCTCGATGTTGTAGTACTCCCGATCGTCGCGATGGAACACATGCACCACCACGTCTCCCAGGTCTACAAGCACCCATCTTGCCGTCTCCATCCCCTCCATGCCGCGCACGCGCACGCCGCGCTCTTCGGCTTTTTTGCGGATTTCCGTCGCGATCGCTTGCACCTGCGTTTCGGAATTGCCGTGGCAGATGACAAAATAATCCGCTATCAGAGAGATTCCCTGCAAGTTTAACGTGACGATGTTCATCGCTTTTTTGTCGTCGGCAGATTCCACTACCATATTCATCAATTCGTCCGGTGCCAGGCTCATCAAATTCCTCCTCAAAGTGATTTGGCCTCGTCAACGAGGCTGTTTCGGGCAAGTACGGTTAAAGGATATATTTTTTTTCCTTGCTCTATCAAAAAACGGATCGTCGAGTCAAATCCGGCAATTAACGCCTTCTCTAAACTATGTTCGGCGATTTCCCGAATATTATGCACCCCGGGAAAATCCCGGTTCGGCTCGATATAATCGGCCAGACAAACGATTTTGTCCAGCAGCGTCATGCCCACGCGGCCCGACGTATGGTAGCGGATCGCGTCCAGCACCTCGTCGTCGTCGATGCCGTGCCGCTGCCTGACCACCCATGCGCCGGCATGGGCGTGCCACAGCTCTTTGTCATAATCGAGCAAATCCTGCGGCAGCCCGTTCTCGCGAATGATTTCGGCCTGCCTGTCGACCGGCCACGCTTTGCAGTAATCGTGCAGCAGGGCGGCCAGATCGGCCTTGATCGGATCGCCTCCATACCGCTTCGCGAGCTTAACCGCCGTCTCCATGACGCCCAGCGTATGAATCCACCGTTTTCCGGGGACCTCCCGCTGCACCGCTTCCATCAATTGATCACGATTCATATAGACGTTTCTCCTCGATATAATCGTTTACCGGGTCCGGGACAAAATACCGGACGCTCCTGCCTTCGGCTTTGCGGCTGCGGATCAGCGTCGAAGAAATGTCGACCACCGACATCGGCACAAGAGTAACCGCCTCCCGGATGTTCGCCGGCAGCAGCTCCAGCCGCAGCTCGGTCCCCGGCCGCTCCAGCCCGATGAAACCGATGCTGCTGACGATATCTCCGATCCGGTACCACTTCGGCAAATACTGCACCATATCCGCGCCGATGATGTAAAAAAATCGGTGCTGCGGATGCAGCTCCTGAAGTCTTGTGACCGTATCGACGCTGTACGATACTCCGCCGATCGCAAGCTCGACGTCGGTCGGCCGAAAATAAGGATGCCCGGCTACGGCCCGGCGGACCATCTCCAACCTTTGCTCCGGAGAAGCCTTCGGCGCATTCTCTTTATGCGGCGGGATGTGGCTCGGCATAAACCATACCTCGTCCAGCCCGCTCCCCTCGCGCGCGCATTCCGCCGCAATCAGGTGGCCGATATGGATCGGATCAAAGGTGCCTCCCATGATTCCCACTTTCATCGCTGCACCTTCTTTTAGACGTTGTTCCCGATGCTCCGCTGCTACACCGGCAGCTCGATCGTTTTGTTTTCCTTCGATTCCTTGTACAATACGATGATTCTGCCGATCACCTGCACGAGCTCCGCGCCGGTTCCTTCGGCGAGCTCTTCCGCGATTTCGTTTTTATCGTCCAGGCAGTTTTGCAGTACGGACACCTTGATCAGCTCCCGCGTCTCCAACGCCTGCTCTATACTAGTTATCATATGCTCGTTTACGCCACCCTTGCCAACTTGAAAAATCGGATTCAAATGATGGGCGAGCGAACGCAAATAACGCTTCTGTTTTCCCGTCAGCATGAAATTTCCTCTATTCCTTAAAAGATTGCTCGACCACATCGCGCATCGCCGCGATCGGCGCCGGCAGACCGGTCCAATATTCGAAGGCGTAAGCGCCCTGGTAAATAAACATGCCGAGCCCGCCGTGAATCACGGCGCCTCTTGCTTTCGCATCGTTCAAAAACTTCGTGATCAGCGGATTGTACACGAGATCGCTGACCACATGCCGTTCCCCGAGCAGAGACGTATCCATCGGCACCTCGTTCACATTCGGATGCATGCCGACGGACGTGTTGTTCACGATCAAATCGACTTCGCCTACGATGCCCGCGACTTCGTCCATGCCGATCCCTCGGGCTTCCGTGTGACGAGCCAAATAATCGGCGAGCTCCACCGCCTTCTCGCGGGTACGGTTGGCGATCCAGATGCGCGCCGCGCCGTCTTTGGCCAGCGCATACCCGACACCCCTTGCCGCGCCGCCGGCACCGAGCATGAGCACGCGTTTGCCGCGCAGGTCGATGCCCGTCTCTTCTTTCAAGGAGCGGACATATCCGATGCCGTCCGTGTTGTAGCCGATCAGCCGGCCTCCGTCGTTCACGACCGTGTTCACCGCGCCGATTTCCCGTGCTCCTTCGTCGATCTCGTCCAAGTAAGACATCAGCTCGACCTTATGCGGAATCGTGACATTGACGCCGCGAAACCCGAGCGCGCGTATGCCGCTCACGGCATCCTTCAGCGTCCCGGGCAAAATATGAAAAGCGGCGTAAGCGGCGTTCAGACCGGCCTCGCGGAACGCGCGGTTCAGCATGATCGGCGACTTCGAGTGCCGGACCGGATCCCCGAATACGCCGTACATGATCGTGTGGCTGTCCAGTTTCCATTCGCTCATGATTAAGTTCTCCCCCATTAAATCAACGATTCGCGCATGATCACTTTGACCCCTTTGGGAGCATGCACGACGATTTCCGCGCCGACTTCGGCGTTCGCTTTTACCCAGCCGAGTCCGGAAATATATACGTCCTTCTGCCCGCCGCGGGGAATGCGGATCGCATGTTTGGTCCACTTCGGCAGCTTGTCCAAGTCTTCCTTCGACGGCGGCGCAAGCAGCTCCCCCTTGTGCTCCTCGTAAAGCTGATCGGCCTTCTCCAGCTTCGTCCGGTGCAGATCCAGCGCATTCGACGCATAAAACGTAAACGACTGCCGCTCCCCTTGGACAAAATCAAACCGCGCGAGCGCTCCGAAAAATATCGACTG
The window above is part of the Paenibacillus hamazuiensis genome. Proteins encoded here:
- a CDS encoding S1 RNA-binding domain-containing protein is translated as MLQAGTVVTLPIAREKSPYGYFLTDGERDVLLHYSEVAGQVQPGDDVEVFLYYDTEDRLAATMKKPLVRLGEVALLEVVDIHPRMGCFLEMGLGRNLLLPFRELPELKELRPQIGDKVFIVLAHDKQGRLVAKLAGEEQLQPLCFNAPAAWKNQWLEATVYKPLQMGTFVLVDGGVVGFGAIGMIHASERTHLLRVGERVKVRVTHVREDGRVNLSMRQPKHIGRGEDADKLLAFLRERPNQAMPYSDETPADLIQQRFQMSKSAFKRAIGKLLKEGLIYQEGSWTYLKHKEQ
- the rsfS gene encoding ribosome silencing factor is translated as MSLAPDELMNMVVESADDKKAMNIVTLNLQGISLIADYFVICHGNSETQVQAIATEIRKKAEERGVRVRGMEGMETARWVLVDLGDVVVHVFHRDDREYYNIERLWSDAKVVERV
- the yqeK gene encoding bis(5'-nucleosyl)-tetraphosphatase (symmetrical) YqeK, whose protein sequence is MNRDQLMEAVQREVPGKRWIHTLGVMETAVKLAKRYGGDPIKADLAALLHDYCKAWPVDRQAEIIRENGLPQDLLDYDKELWHAHAGAWVVRQRHGIDDDEVLDAIRYHTSGRVGMTLLDKIVCLADYIEPNRDFPGVHNIREIAEHSLEKALIAGFDSTIRFLIEQGKKIYPLTVLARNSLVDEAKSL
- a CDS encoding nicotinate-nucleotide adenylyltransferase, yielding MKVGIMGGTFDPIHIGHLIAAECAREGSGLDEVWFMPSHIPPHKENAPKASPEQRLEMVRRAVAGHPYFRPTDVELAIGGVSYSVDTVTRLQELHPQHRFFYIIGADMVQYLPKWYRIGDIVSSIGFIGLERPGTELRLELLPANIREAVTLVPMSVVDISSTLIRSRKAEGRSVRYFVPDPVNDYIEEKRLYES
- the yhbY gene encoding ribosome assembly RNA-binding protein YhbY; this encodes MLTGKQKRYLRSLAHHLNPIFQVGKGGVNEHMITSIEQALETRELIKVSVLQNCLDDKNEIAEELAEGTGAELVQVIGRIIVLYKESKENKTIELPV
- the aroE gene encoding shikimate dehydrogenase; its protein translation is MSEWKLDSHTIMYGVFGDPVRHSKSPIMLNRAFREAGLNAAYAAFHILPGTLKDAVSGIRALGFRGVNVTIPHKVELMSYLDEIDEGAREIGAVNTVVNDGGRLIGYNTDGIGYVRSLKEETGIDLRGKRVLMLGAGGAARGVGYALAKDGAARIWIANRTREKAVELADYLARHTEARGIGMDEVAGIVGEVDLIVNNTSVGMHPNVNEVPMDTSLLGERHVVSDLVYNPLITKFLNDAKARGAVIHGGLGMFIYQGAYAFEYWTGLPAPIAAMRDVVEQSFKE